The following proteins are co-located in the Dietzia timorensis genome:
- the mshD gene encoding mycothiol synthase, translated as MASSTDPDRHPQDLEITEVNSLDPSRVGEVRRIAAEAEASDGVAPLGEQPMLALERPAPGVAHVLALYDGGLAGYAQAADSDDGQVVEFVVAPGFRGRGIATALVDWMLRRHPRMTFWAHGDRPEAAAIAASHSMGKVRELLVMTRKRGEAPDVSAFGANPGGVAPEGREDVEVLDLNEAYSRYGADAVDSAVLRVNNAAFDWHPEQGGWSLETLRERMGVEWFDPAGFFVALEPGEPLRLLGFHWTKNVPVAAGEPPLGEVYVVGVDPSAQGRGLGQLLTAVGIAYLEGLGIDEIELYVEGDNASALRAYEKLGFHTTKSDVMYGTDGA; from the coding sequence ATGGCTTCTTCCACCGACCCCGACCGGCACCCGCAGGATCTCGAGATCACCGAGGTCAATTCCCTCGACCCGTCACGGGTTGGCGAGGTGCGGCGCATCGCTGCCGAGGCCGAGGCGAGCGACGGCGTCGCGCCGCTGGGCGAGCAGCCCATGCTCGCGCTGGAGCGTCCGGCTCCCGGCGTCGCCCATGTACTCGCGCTTTATGACGGCGGTCTTGCCGGATACGCCCAGGCCGCCGATTCCGACGATGGGCAGGTCGTCGAATTCGTCGTGGCGCCCGGTTTTCGGGGACGCGGGATCGCGACCGCCCTGGTGGATTGGATGCTCCGACGTCATCCACGAATGACGTTCTGGGCGCACGGAGACCGGCCGGAGGCCGCCGCGATCGCCGCTTCTCACTCGATGGGCAAGGTGCGCGAGCTGCTGGTGATGACGCGGAAGCGCGGCGAGGCGCCGGATGTCTCCGCCTTCGGGGCGAATCCGGGTGGCGTCGCCCCTGAGGGGCGCGAGGATGTCGAGGTCCTCGACCTCAACGAAGCCTACTCGCGGTATGGCGCGGACGCTGTCGATTCGGCGGTGCTGCGCGTCAACAACGCCGCGTTCGACTGGCACCCGGAGCAGGGCGGCTGGTCGTTGGAGACGCTGCGCGAGCGGATGGGCGTGGAATGGTTTGATCCCGCGGGTTTCTTCGTGGCGCTCGAACCAGGCGAGCCGTTGCGCCTGCTCGGTTTCCACTGGACGAAGAACGTGCCGGTCGCGGCGGGGGAGCCCCCACTCGGTGAGGTCTACGTGGTCGGCGTCGATCCGTCCGCCCAGGGGCGCGGACTCGGGCAGCTGCTCACGGCCGTGGGTATCGCCTACCTGGAGGGGCTCGGCATCGACGAGATCGAACTGTACGTCGAGGGCGATAACGCCTCCGCGCTGCGCGCATATGAAAAGCTCGGTTTCCATACCACTAAAAGCGATGTCATGTACGGCACCGATGGGGCGTGA
- a CDS encoding FABP family protein: MTTSDNTPPEQPNRPKKVGASGNAAVEAAVERAQTTGERNIVPFGELPIAEDTANLRHGPDLHPGLLALLPLVGVWEGEGEADTAQHGEHRFGQQIIVSHDGENYLSWSSRSWKLDDEGNADIPAYRETGFWRISETDEIEFLIVHASGVIEAYYGQPLSQSSWKVTTDATMSTPTGPQLGGAVRLYGIVENGDLGWVEERVHPEKGQIPSLSARLQRVAG, encoded by the coding sequence GTGACTACGAGCGATAACACTCCCCCCGAACAGCCGAACCGCCCCAAGAAGGTCGGCGCCTCCGGCAATGCCGCCGTCGAGGCGGCAGTCGAACGCGCGCAGACAACGGGCGAGCGCAACATCGTGCCGTTCGGCGAGCTTCCCATCGCCGAGGACACGGCGAACCTGCGCCACGGCCCCGATCTGCACCCGGGGCTGCTCGCGCTGCTCCCCCTCGTCGGCGTCTGGGAAGGCGAGGGCGAGGCGGACACGGCGCAGCACGGCGAGCACCGCTTCGGCCAGCAGATCATCGTCTCCCACGACGGCGAGAACTACCTCTCCTGGTCCTCGCGCAGCTGGAAGCTCGATGACGAGGGCAATGCGGACATCCCCGCCTACCGCGAGACTGGCTTCTGGCGGATCTCCGAGACCGACGAGATCGAGTTCCTCATCGTCCACGCCTCGGGCGTGATCGAGGCGTACTACGGCCAGCCGCTGAGCCAGTCCTCGTGGAAGGTCACCACCGACGCGACGATGTCGACGCCGACCGGCCCGCAGCTCGGCGGCGCCGTTCGGCTGTACGGAATCGTCGAAAATGGCGACCTCGGCTGGGTCGAGGAGCGCGTGCACCCCGAGAAGGGGCAGATCCCCTCGCTCTCGGCTCGCCTCCAGCGCGTCGCCGGCTGA
- the pabB gene encoding aminodeoxychorismate synthase component I, translating to MPAESRDVAARLFPALFGDTRDSFWLDSSRPDPRLGRLSILGTADGPMGNVFWHHVADTASPSPAPEGFYPELRCRLAETARPIYSHDGGGAHPALPGGFSPGLVCALGYGLGMDGRGQGAGAGGEPPPPRHPAQPQQPDALPDAMLAVPSRLVIIDQFTGEVALLSAGDESAQPESLARAWLDDAARIVAELARGKGEPGGDGNGGDGNGDYEPEADRAERSTGEFVLDASRAEYLEAIARCQDAIGLGEAYEICLTNTARGPRIEDPLGAYQRLRRHTPAPFGAYLRFGDTALLCASPERFLRVDPCGAMETRPIKGTRPRGADADSDRALHEDLASNDKDRAENLMIVDLLRNDLGRVSALGSVGVPQLCEVESFSHVHQLVSTITGRLEPGRDLVDAIAATFPGGSMTGAPKRRAMDLCARIEPRARGLYSGALGWLAPDGSADLAITIRTAVTGPRGTSIGVGGAILAPSDPEAEWAETLVKLRPVLDALGARLAEDRT from the coding sequence GTGCCCGCCGAGTCCCGCGATGTGGCCGCGCGCCTCTTCCCGGCGCTGTTCGGCGACACCCGCGACTCTTTCTGGCTCGACAGCTCGCGCCCGGATCCGCGTCTCGGCAGACTGAGCATCCTCGGCACCGCCGACGGCCCAATGGGCAACGTCTTCTGGCATCACGTCGCGGATACGGCGTCGCCCTCGCCGGCACCGGAGGGGTTCTACCCCGAATTGCGATGTCGACTGGCCGAAACCGCCCGTCCCATCTATTCCCATGACGGCGGAGGCGCTCACCCCGCCCTGCCCGGAGGCTTCTCCCCGGGCCTCGTTTGTGCGCTCGGATATGGGCTCGGCATGGACGGCCGCGGCCAGGGCGCGGGAGCGGGCGGCGAGCCCCCTCCGCCGCGGCACCCGGCGCAGCCGCAGCAGCCCGACGCGCTTCCGGACGCGATGCTCGCGGTGCCATCGCGACTCGTCATCATCGACCAGTTCACCGGCGAGGTCGCGCTCCTCTCCGCCGGCGACGAGTCCGCGCAGCCCGAATCCCTTGCGCGTGCCTGGCTCGACGACGCAGCCCGCATCGTAGCCGAGCTCGCGCGTGGCAAAGGGGAGCCCGGCGGCGACGGGAACGGCGGCGACGGGAACGGCGACTACGAACCGGAGGCAGATCGGGCAGAGCGGTCGACGGGCGAGTTCGTCCTCGACGCGTCGCGGGCCGAGTACCTCGAGGCTATTGCCCGCTGTCAGGACGCGATAGGGCTGGGAGAGGCCTACGAGATCTGCCTGACGAATACGGCGCGGGGACCGAGAATCGAAGATCCGCTTGGCGCGTATCAGCGCCTCCGGCGTCATACACCCGCTCCATTCGGCGCGTACCTGCGCTTCGGGGACACTGCCCTGCTCTGCGCCTCACCCGAGAGATTCCTGCGCGTCGACCCCTGCGGGGCGATGGAGACGAGGCCGATCAAGGGTACACGCCCGCGTGGCGCCGACGCCGACTCAGACCGTGCGCTGCATGAGGACCTGGCCAGCAATGACAAGGACCGCGCCGAGAACCTCATGATCGTCGACCTGTTGCGCAACGACCTCGGCCGGGTGAGCGCGCTCGGCAGCGTCGGTGTGCCGCAGCTGTGCGAGGTCGAATCGTTCTCGCACGTGCATCAGCTCGTGAGCACGATCACCGGACGGCTCGAGCCGGGCCGCGACCTCGTCGACGCGATCGCCGCGACGTTTCCCGGCGGCTCGATGACCGGCGCCCCCAAGCGTCGCGCGATGGACCTGTGCGCGCGGATCGAACCGCGCGCCCGCGGGCTGTACTCCGGGGCGCTCGGATGGCTCGCGCCGGACGGTTCGGCGGATCTCGCGATCACGATCCGGACCGCGGTGACCGGCCCACGGGGAACCTCGATCGGGGTGGGCGGCGCCATTCTCGCCCCCTCGGATCCCGAGGCCG
- a CDS encoding sulfurtransferase, with amino-acid sequence MPRSDVLVTTAWMSEHLGAAGIHIVEVDEDAGAYAAQGHLPGAMALDWRTDLQSQASRDIVGAEEFATLLGARGIAPGDTVVLYGGNHNWFAAFGYWLFKLYGHADVRILDGGRMKWTMEGRPLTDEVPEPAATDYPVPGVDAEIRALRSDVLDGLDHDVLIDVRSVDEFTGRLLAPPHLPQEGGQQRGHIPGALSIPWNRAVARDGTFRSDEDLRRLYAKPLLAAEDGARIVTYCRIGERSSHTWFVLRELLGVSGVANYDGSWVEYGSLIGVPVER; translated from the coding sequence ATGCCACGATCAGATGTCCTTGTGACTACCGCGTGGATGTCCGAGCACCTGGGCGCCGCGGGCATCCACATCGTCGAGGTGGACGAGGACGCCGGCGCCTACGCCGCCCAGGGGCACCTGCCCGGGGCGATGGCGCTCGATTGGCGCACGGACCTGCAGTCCCAGGCCTCCAGAGACATCGTCGGCGCGGAGGAATTCGCCACACTCCTCGGGGCGCGGGGGATTGCGCCGGGAGACACGGTCGTGCTCTACGGCGGCAACCACAACTGGTTCGCGGCCTTCGGATATTGGCTGTTCAAGCTCTATGGGCACGCCGATGTGCGGATACTCGACGGCGGCCGGATGAAGTGGACGATGGAGGGCCGCCCGCTCACCGACGAGGTGCCGGAGCCGGCCGCCACCGACTACCCGGTCCCCGGCGTCGACGCCGAGATCCGCGCGCTTCGCTCCGATGTGCTCGACGGTCTCGATCACGACGTGCTCATCGACGTGCGCAGCGTCGACGAATTCACCGGGCGCCTCCTTGCGCCGCCGCACCTGCCGCAGGAGGGCGGGCAGCAGCGCGGCCACATCCCCGGAGCGCTGTCGATCCCGTGGAACCGCGCTGTGGCGCGCGACGGCACCTTCCGCAGCGACGAGGACCTTCGGCGCCTTTATGCGAAGCCGCTGCTCGCGGCCGAGGACGGCGCCCGCATCGTCACCTACTGCCGCATCGGCGAACGCTCCTCGCATACCTGGTTCGTACTACGCGAGCTCCTCGGAGTGTCCGGGGTCGCGAACTACGACGGTAGCTGGGTGGAATACGGATCACTCATCGGCGTTCCTGTGGAACGCTGA